A window of Roseobacter fucihabitans genomic DNA:
GCAAAGGGCAGCCATTGCCAGGCCACAATCACCACAATCGATAAAAGCGGTGACTGGCTCAGAAAGTCATAAGGCTGCATCCCAAGCCATTTGGCCCCGTAAGAGAATAACCCGTTGTCGACATTGAAGAACATGTTCTTCCACACCAGCGCGGAGACGGTCGGCATCACAAAGAACGGCGCGATCACCAGCACCCGCACGATCCCCTGCCCGAACATCGGCTGATCCAGCAAAAGCGCCATCAAAACCCCGCCGGTGATGGTGATGAACAGGATGCTACCCACCATCCACAGCGTCGTGGTCAGCGCCTTGAGGAAGGAGCTGGAGTTAAAAAACCGCACGTAATTATCAAACCCGATCCAGGCGTCAAACACCCCGCGCATGGGCCGGTAATCGGCAAAGGAGAAGTAGAGCGTCATGCACAAAGGCACCAGCATCCACACGAGGAGCACAAAGACCGCGGGCGCGATCATCAGACGGGCTGCTGATTTGGAATGGGCGGTTGCCATGATCAAAAACTCCTGACGTGAGGGGGGCCTTCAAGGGGGCCGAAGCTTGCGGGAACGCCCCGGAGGCGGCTCGCGAAAGATCCGGTTGGCATCGGGCGTGAGGGGATCAGGCGGCGCGCGGGTGCGCCGCCTGACAGAAGAGCGGGATTAGTAGCCCGCCGCTTCCATTTCTTCGATCGTCAGCTCCTGGCTCGCCGCCAGAGCATCCGCACCCGATTGCTGACCCGCCAGAGCAGAGGAGATCTGCTGGCCGACCTGCGTGGCAATCCCGGCAAACTCGGGGATCGCAACAAACTGAACACCTGTATAAGGCACCGGATCAACCGTCGGGTTGGTCGGATCGGCCGTGCCCATCGATTCAATGGTCATCGCCGCAAAAGGGGCTGCATTCAGGTAGTTCTCGTTCTCATAAAGCGAAGTCCGCGTGCCCGGAGGCACCGCAACCCAGCCCTTGCTCTCGGCCACAAGCGCGGAATAGGCCGGACCCGTCGCCCAGTTGATGAAGGTCTTGGCGGCGTCCTGTTGCTGCGAAGACGTCGGGATCGCCAGCGACCAGGCCCAGAGCCAGTTGCCGCGTTTGCCCAGGCCCGTATCCGGTGCCAGCGCAAAACCGACCTGATCCGCCACGGTGGAATCGGAATTCACCACAAACTGACCCGCAGAGGTCGCATCAATCCAGATGCCGCATTTACCCTGTTGGAACAGCGTCAGGTTTTCGTTGAAACCGTTGTTGGCCGCCCCGGCAGGACCGGATTCTTCCATCATCCCAAGGTAAAAGTTGATCGTGTTGGCCCAAGGCTCGCTGTCAAACTGCGCGGTCCAATTCTCATCAAACCAACGCGCCCCAAAGGAGTTCGACATCGACGTCAAAAGCGCCATGTTCTCGCCCCAGCCCGCCTTGCCGCGTGCACAGATGCCGTTGATCTCATTGTCACGGTCCGTCATCGCCGCCGCCGCTTCACGGATAAAGTCCCAGGTCGGGGCCTCAGGCATTTCCAGACTGGCCTTCTCCATCAGATCCTTGCGGTACATGGTGAAGGAGGATTCGCCATAAAACGGGGCCGCATAAAGCTCCCCATCCACCGACAGACCGCCGCGGATCGCCGGGATCACATCGTCAATGTTATACTCAGACGGCAAATCATTCAGCGACACCAGCCAGCCATTGTTGCCCCAGATCGGCACCTCATAGGTCCCAATCGTCAGGATGTCATAAGCACCACCCCCCGTCGAAATATCCGTCGTCACATTCTGACGCAGAACATTCTCCTCAAGCGTCACCCACTCCACAGTAATATCAGGGTGCTTCTCGTTAAAATCCCCCATCAACCCCTGCATCGTGATCATGTCGCCGTTATTCACCGTCGCAATCGTAATCGTGCTCGCATGACCATCCGCAAACGCAACGCCCGCAGATAAACCAAAACAAACCGCCCCACCCCAAAATAATCCAGACCTAAACATCACAACTCAATCCTCCCATTTTTTTACATGCGTAAATTTCTAATCAATTAACCACGTGAGTCAAGTGATTTTTTCAACGTCAGATTGCTGCATCGCGGCATCTTCCAGACTCATGCAGATTCCCGCAATTTCAATTCGCCGTCAAAGAGCGTGATTTCAGCCATGCTCTCGTCAACCTCTCCCCGGATGATCTGAAGCAGGCGGGAAACGGCTTTTCGGCCAATGGCACCGGTGTTCTGCGCCACGGTTGTGAGCGCAGGATTGAGGTACGGACAGAGCGGGTAATCATCATGACCCGCAATGCGCAGCCCCCCATTTGCACCACGCCCCGGCATCAAGCCATGCCGCGCCGCAGCGCGAATGGCCCCGATGGCGACGCGGTCATTTACGCATAGAATCGAACGGTCAATCAGCTTTCCCTGCGCAAAGGCCGCCTCCAAAACCGCCTCTCCGTGATCCTCAAAATGCCAGTTCGCCTGGATAAGATCCGTTCCAATCACCTCAGGCTCGAACCCATGCTCCTGCATCCGGTTGATGTAAGCGGCTTCGCGTTCCAGCGCGTTGAAATTGACGCGCGGCATGGCCAGAAACACAGGCGGCTCCCCGACCCGGCAAAGGTAATCCGTGATCAATCCGGTACTTTGCTGGTGGTTTGTGCCGACAAAATCGACATTTGGCATGGTTTTTGGGCGTGAATCCATCAGCACAAAGGGCAATCGAGACTTCAACTTGAGCTGCGTGGCCTCGTTACTATGATCCCCGAGCGGGGCCACGATCGCACCATCCACATTCATCGACATCAGGGTTTCTGCGGCACGGGCCTCGATCACAGGGTCGGAATGGGAGCACTGGGTAATCACCGTAAGCCCCGCTTCCATGGCCGCGACTTCGACGGCCTCCAAGAGCTTGGTAAAAAAAAGATCATTGAGATAGGGAATGATAACCCCAATCATACCAGTGGATTTACGGTTAAGACGGGTTGCAAAGAAATTGGGCACATATTCAACGCGCGCGAGCCCAGCCTCGATGCGGGCGACCGTCTTTGCCTTCACTAACTTAGGGTCTTGAAAAAACCGCGACAATGTTGGGCGCGACACGCCAATCGCGATCGACAATTCTTCCATCGTGTTGATACGCGGTTTGCTCAAAACGTCATTCCTCGTGATTACCCGTTGCCTATCATACACATACAAAGACGCATGGTACTATTATTTTACGCGCGAAAGCTTTTAGTGATTTTTGCTTTTCAAACCGCTGTTCCAATCCAAACCTGTCACGGACCATCACACCTGTCTCACGCCCTTGTCCCGGATCACTATTGGTAGGATTACCTATTTACCGACCACATCATCTTTCGCACAACGGGCTTGAACAATAAAATTCAGAGGTCTAGCCTGAAAAATATAAGGACCAGTGCGATGCGAAACCCGTATGGTACGACAACACAGAACCACATGCGTCGCGCGATGACGTCCGCAAGAGATATATCGCACGTCGTCAAAAAGCACCTGACAATCAGGTACAACAAAGAAACCCAAAGGCTTTTCCTCTTTTGAAAACGGGAGTGCTGAGGGTTATAAAACTGGGAGAAAGAAATGAGTCTACTTAGAAACCTCGCGTTTGCGGGTGCCATGATGGCGGGGAGCGTCGCTTCCGCTCAAGAACAGTTCATCACGATCGGAACGGGCGGTCAGACCGGCGTTTATTTCGTGGTGGGTCAATCCATCTGCCGCTTAGTCAACCGCGGCACGGCCGATCATAATCTGAAATGCACAGCACCGTCGACGGGTGGTTCCATCGCAAACATCAATGCGATCAAGGCCGGTGACATGGACATGGGCGTCGCGCAATCGGATTGGCAATTTCACGCCTATAACGGCACGTCGGAATTCGAAGGCAACAAGTTCGATAAAGCGCGCGCGGTGTTTTCCGTGCACGGCGAACCCTTTACGGTGATCGCGCGGGCGGATGCGGGCATCACATCCTTCGCGGACCTCAAGGGCAAGCGCGTCAACATCGGCAATCCGGGCTCCGGGCAATTCGCCACCATGCAGGTCGTCATGGGCGCATTGGGGTGGACGATGGACGATTTTGCGCTGGCCTCAGAATTGAAGCCAGCCGAACAAGCCGCAGCCCTGGGTGACAACAAGGTCGATGCGATCATCTACACTGTGGGCCACCCGAACGGATCGATCCAGGAGGCGGTATCAACAGTTGATGCCGTTCTGATCCCCGTGACCGGTGCCGAGATCGACAAGCTGATTGCGGATAACCCCTATTACGCGGGCGCTTCCATTCCCGGCGGCATGTATGAAGGCACACCCGCGGACACCAACACCTTTGGCGTCAAAGCAACCTTTGTGACCTCTTCGGATGTCGATGACGATGTCGTCTATCAGGTGGTCAAAGCGGTTTTTGACAACTTCGATCGGTTCAAGCGTCTGCATCCAGCGTTTGAAAACCTGACCGAAGAAAGCATGATCAAGGACGGTCTCTCCGCACCCCTGCACCCCGGTGCAGAGCGCTATTACAAAGAGCGTGGCTGGATGTAATCCGCACAACGTCCTTTTAAAAACGATGTGGCAGGCCGCGCGCTTGCCCCATCACCGATAACAAGACAAGCGCCCGAAAATGGGCCGTCAGGGGGAATTCATGGCCGAAAACACGCAACAAAAAGGGCTTTCGCAAGAAGAACTCGACGCGCTTGTGGCCTCCTCCGACACCGGGGGCCGGGGTGCCACCGGCAAAGTCGGTGTATTCCTGACATGTGTGGCGCTGGCCTGGTCGCTGTTCCAGCTCTGGATTGCCTCGCCCATTCCGTTCATCGTGGGCTGGGGTGTCTTCAATGATACCGAAAGCCGCTCGATCCACCTCGCCTTTGCTCTTTTCCTCGCCTTTGCCGCCTTCCCTGCGGCGCGCACGAAATTCCAGGTCGGTCTGGGCATTGTTGTGCCTGTGGTGCTTGCCTTTCTCTTCATGACCGGTGCCAAAGACGGGACCGCCACATGGTGGATCCCGCTCATCGCGCTGGCGGTTGTGGGCGCTGTGTTGCTCGGCTCGCCAAAGGACCGTATCCCCGTTTGGGAATGGGCGCTGGCCATCGTCGGGGCCATCGCAGCCCTTTATCTCTATGTTTATTACCGCGATATTTCTGGACGGGTCGGCGCGCCGATCACGCAGGATTTCGTAGTCGCCGTCATTGGCATCATGCTGCTGTTAGAAGCCACGCGCCGCGCCCTGGGTCCGGCCCTGATGATCGTAGCGTCGATGTTCCTGGTCTACACGGTGCTCGGGCCGAACATGCCCAGCATTATTGCCCACAAGGGCAACAGCCTCTCCGAAATCGTGAACCACCAGTGGATCACTACAGAGGGCGTGTTTGGCATCGCCCTTGGCGTCTCCACCGGCTTCGTCTTCCTCTTCGTGCTCTTCGGATCGCTCCTAGACCGCGCAGGCGCGGGCAATTATTTCATCCAGGTCGCATTCAGCCTGATGGGTCACATGAAAGGCGGACCGGCCAAAGCCGCCGTTGTCTCCTCCGCGATGACCGGCCTGATCTCTGGCTCCTCCATCGCCAATGTGGTGACCACCGGGACCTTCACGATCCCGCTGATGAAAAAGGTCGGGTTCAGCTCTGAAAAGGCGGGCGCCGTAGAGGTGGCCTCCTCCGTCAACGGCCAGATCATGCCCCCCGTGATGGGGGCTGCGGCCTTCCTGATGGTCGAATATGTCGGCATCCCCTATTTTGACGTGGTCAAACACGCTTTCCTGCCTGCGGTGATTTCATATATCGCGCTGGTCTACATCGTGCATCTCGAAGCCCTGAAGGCGGGCATGGAAGGCCTGCCCCGCGCCTATACCCCCAAACCTATCGTGCAACGTCTGGTCGGGATCGCCTTTACCATCGCCGCGATCTGCGCAATTTCATTCGCGGTCTATTACGGCATGGGCTGGATCCGTCCAGCCTTCCCGGAAACGGCGGGCTATATCATCTTTGTCTTCCTGACCGCGGTTTATGTCGGGCTGCTCTATATCTCCTCAAAAGAAGAGCCGCTTGAACTGGACGACCCGAACGCACCCGTCACCGCCCTGCCCCTGCCGGGCCCGACAATCCGGTCCGGTCTGCATTTCATCCTGCCCGTCGTTGTGCTGGTCTGGGCGCTGATGGTAGATCGCTTGTCCCCCGGTCTCTCGGCCTTCTGGGCGACGACCTATATGGTGTTCATCCTCGTCACCCAACGCCCCCTGACCGCGATGATGCGCGGCGAAGGCCGCTTGGGACGTGCCATCAAACAGGGCGGTCTCGATTTGATCGATGGGCTGGAAACCGGCGCACGTAACATGATCGGGATCGGCATCGCCACGGCAACCGCCGGGATCATCGTGGGTGCGGTCAGCCAGACCGGCGTGGGTTCCGCCCTTGCCGATGTGGTCGAAGTGCTCTCTGGCGGCAATATCCTCGCCATCCTGCTGCTAACGGCTGTGCTCTCGCTGATCCTTGGCATGGGCCTGCCGACAACTGCGAATTACATCGTGGTTTCGGCTTTGCTCGCACCCGTAATCGTGACGCTGGGCCAACAAAACGGTCTCATTGTGCCTTTGATCGCGGTACACCTCTTTGTGTTCTACTTCGGGATCATGGCGGATGTGACGCCCCCGGTGGGGCTGGCAAGTTTCGCCGCTGCTGCCGTCTCTGGCGGTGATCCGATC
This region includes:
- a CDS encoding LacI family DNA-binding transcriptional regulator, whose protein sequence is MSKPRINTMEELSIAIGVSRPTLSRFFQDPKLVKAKTVARIEAGLARVEYVPNFFATRLNRKSTGMIGVIIPYLNDLFFTKLLEAVEVAAMEAGLTVITQCSHSDPVIEARAAETLMSMNVDGAIVAPLGDHSNEATQLKLKSRLPFVLMDSRPKTMPNVDFVGTNHQQSTGLITDYLCRVGEPPVFLAMPRVNFNALEREAAYINRMQEHGFEPEVIGTDLIQANWHFEDHGEAVLEAAFAQGKLIDRSILCVNDRVAIGAIRAAARHGLMPGRGANGGLRIAGHDDYPLCPYLNPALTTVAQNTGAIGRKAVSRLLQIIRGEVDESMAEITLFDGELKLRESA
- a CDS encoding carbohydrate ABC transporter permease, giving the protein MATAHSKSAARLMIAPAVFVLLVWMLVPLCMTLYFSFADYRPMRGVFDAWIGFDNYVRFFNSSSFLKALTTTLWMVGSILFITITGGVLMALLLDQPMFGQGIVRVLVIAPFFVMPTVSALVWKNMFFNVDNGLFSYGAKWLGMQPYDFLSQSPLLSIVVIVAWQWLPFATLILLTAVQSLDSEQLEAAEMDGAPVLSRFRFIILPHLSRAITVVILIQTIFLLSIFAEIFVTTNGAFGTRTLTYLVYQRVLESQNVGLGSAGGIVAVILANIVAIFLMRIVGKNLDN
- a CDS encoding TRAP transporter permease; protein product: MAENTQQKGLSQEELDALVASSDTGGRGATGKVGVFLTCVALAWSLFQLWIASPIPFIVGWGVFNDTESRSIHLAFALFLAFAAFPAARTKFQVGLGIVVPVVLAFLFMTGAKDGTATWWIPLIALAVVGAVLLGSPKDRIPVWEWALAIVGAIAALYLYVYYRDISGRVGAPITQDFVVAVIGIMLLLEATRRALGPALMIVASMFLVYTVLGPNMPSIIAHKGNSLSEIVNHQWITTEGVFGIALGVSTGFVFLFVLFGSLLDRAGAGNYFIQVAFSLMGHMKGGPAKAAVVSSAMTGLISGSSIANVVTTGTFTIPLMKKVGFSSEKAGAVEVASSVNGQIMPPVMGAAAFLMVEYVGIPYFDVVKHAFLPAVISYIALVYIVHLEALKAGMEGLPRAYTPKPIVQRLVGIAFTIAAICAISFAVYYGMGWIRPAFPETAGYIIFVFLTAVYVGLLYISSKEEPLELDDPNAPVTALPLPGPTIRSGLHFILPVVVLVWALMVDRLSPGLSAFWATTYMVFILVTQRPLTAMMRGEGRLGRAIKQGGLDLIDGLETGARNMIGIGIATATAGIIVGAVSQTGVGSALADVVEVLSGGNILAILLLTAVLSLILGMGLPTTANYIVVSALLAPVIVTLGQQNGLIVPLIAVHLFVFYFGIMADVTPPVGLASFAAAAVSGGDPIKTGVVAFFYSLRTAALPFLFIFNTELLLIDVTWVQGIFVFIVATIAMLLFAAATQGWFLARNRIYETLALLLIAFTLFRPGFWMDMVSPPYAEEQPTEIAAAALATPVGEDLRLRVAGVNDLGDPIEFVAVLGIEEGATGEERLENAGLMFRTEGETLIIDDVAFGSAGETAGLDWDQEVLRVLRPVGQPSKYLMFIPALLLLGLIVFLQRGRAARIATKPA
- a CDS encoding sugar ABC transporter substrate-binding protein is translated as MFRSGLFWGGAVCFGLSAGVAFADGHASTITIATVNNGDMITMQGLMGDFNEKHPDITVEWVTLEENVLRQNVTTDISTGGGAYDILTIGTYEVPIWGNNGWLVSLNDLPSEYNIDDVIPAIRGGLSVDGELYAAPFYGESSFTMYRKDLMEKASLEMPEAPTWDFIREAAAAMTDRDNEINGICARGKAGWGENMALLTSMSNSFGARWFDENWTAQFDSEPWANTINFYLGMMEESGPAGAANNGFNENLTLFQQGKCGIWIDATSAGQFVVNSDSTVADQVGFALAPDTGLGKRGNWLWAWSLAIPTSSQQQDAAKTFINWATGPAYSALVAESKGWVAVPPGTRTSLYENENYLNAAPFAAMTIESMGTADPTNPTVDPVPYTGVQFVAIPEFAGIATQVGQQISSALAGQQSGADALAASQELTIEEMEAAGY
- a CDS encoding TAXI family TRAP transporter solute-binding subunit, which translates into the protein MSLLRNLAFAGAMMAGSVASAQEQFITIGTGGQTGVYFVVGQSICRLVNRGTADHNLKCTAPSTGGSIANINAIKAGDMDMGVAQSDWQFHAYNGTSEFEGNKFDKARAVFSVHGEPFTVIARADAGITSFADLKGKRVNIGNPGSGQFATMQVVMGALGWTMDDFALASELKPAEQAAALGDNKVDAIIYTVGHPNGSIQEAVSTVDAVLIPVTGAEIDKLIADNPYYAGASIPGGMYEGTPADTNTFGVKATFVTSSDVDDDVVYQVVKAVFDNFDRFKRLHPAFENLTEESMIKDGLSAPLHPGAERYYKERGWM